The window TTAAATGTGGAATTTGGTTAATGCGTTTACGGGCATCTTTTGCCAAACGAAGCGCATCGCCAATTAAATCATAGCCATGAATTGCTAGCTGACGACGTGCTGTGTCCAGCGAAGCAAGTAATGGATAGGACGTCGAAGTTGTTGTTAGCATCGAGAATACGGCTTGTACACGCTTTGCAGAGACTAGCCCCTCACGCACATTTAAAATCGATGTTTGCGTCATGGAGCCACCAAGCTTATGTACACTTGTCGCAGCCATATCGGCACCTGCTTCCATAGCGGAATAAGGTAGCTCGTCATGGAATTTAATGTGAACACCATGAGCTTCGTCAACAACAACTGGAATATTACGACTATGGACAATTTCAACAATACGTTTTAAATCGGCTGAAAAGCCATAGTAAGTTGGGTTAATAACAAGGACAGCTTTTGCATCCGGGTAAGCATTTAATGCTTTTTCTACTGCTTCTGCCGAAATACCGTGAGAAATACCATACTCGCTATCCACCTCAGGGTGAATAAAAATTGGAATAGCACCAGCGAAAACAATCGCTGACATAATGGATTTATGAACATTCCGTGGTATTAGAATCTTATCACCTGGACCGACGACGGTCAGAATCATCGTCATAATGGCGCCACTAGTACCTTGAACGGAAAAGAATGTATGATCAGCACCAAAGGCTTCAGCAGCAAGTGCTTGTGCCTCTTTGATCGCACCCTTTGGTGAATGTAAATCGTCTAGTGGAGCAATGTTAATTAAATCAATTGATAAAACGTTGTCGCCGACGAATTCTCGGAAAGCCGGATCCATACCGTGCCCTTTCTTATGACCTGGAATATGGAACTGAATTGGATGTCTATTCCGATGTTTTAGTAATACGTCGAACAATGGAGTCTCTAATTGTGACAACGCAGGTACCACCTCACTTTTATAATATCTAAGAAAACAAATGAATTATAGCACCTAACGACATGAAAAAATAGACTTTAATTAAAAAATAAAGGGATTTTTTGATGATTTCGAGAAGATAGTATCGTATGAAAGGGGAGATTTGATGAATTGGGATACACGTATCACAGAACTTTTGAAGGTTAAATACCCAATTGTTCAGGGGGGATTAGCTTATTTAGCATATGCCGATTTAGCAGCGGCAGTGTCGAATGCTGGGGGACTTGGACAAATAACTGCAATGAGCTTGCGTGATGCTGACTTATTACGGGCAGAAATTCATAAGGTACGTACATTAACGGACAAGCCATTTGGTGTAAATTTTGCAATTGGCATGTATGGTACAGGTTATGAGGATATGGTACGTGTAGCAGTCGAAGAACAGGTGCCTGTTGTAACAATGACGGGCGGTAATCCTGCACCAATATTTGAGTTGCTTGCAGGCACGGACATCAAGAAATTAGTACTAGTTGCAGCACGTAGACAAGCTCAAAAGGCTGAAGAGCTTGGAGCAGATGCAGTCATGGTAGTAGGACAAGAAGGTGGTGGTCATCTTGGACGTGATGACATTGGTACAATGGTGCTCGTACCGCAAGTTGTAGATAGCGTAAAAATTCCTGTCATTGCCTCTGGTGGTATTGGTGATGGACGTGGTTGGATGGCCGCACATTCACTTGGTGCTGAAGGAATTGAAATGGGCACACGCTTTATTGCAACAAAGGAATGTATTGATGCATCAGAAGCTTATAAAGAGGCACTAATCGCAAGCTCTGAAGCAGATACAACGGTCATTAAACGCTCCATTGGTGCACCAGCTAGAGCGATACGTAGTGAATTTACAGAGAAAATTTTAGAGATTGAGCGAACAACACCTACTTATGATGCATTGAAAGATTATATAAGCGGTACAGCGAATAAACGTTTTATCTATGATGGTGACAAGAATGCTGGTATTGGTTGGGCAGGACAAGTTACGGGGATGATTCACGATATTCCAACTGTGGATGAGCTGATAACACGAATGGTTGCAGAAGCGGAAAGTATCCGGGTAAAATGGGGACAGTAACGTAAAGGTGGTAATGTCCAAATGGAATATTCTTATCCGTTTTCAATTGATTGGTCGACTGAAGAAATAGTTGATGTTATTAAATTCTTTGAAGGCATCGAGCAGGCCTATGAAAAGGGCATTAAACGTGAAGTGATGATGGCGAAATATCGTCGCTTTAAAGAGATTGTACCTTCGCAAGCCGAGGAAAAAACAATTTTTCGTGAATTTGAAGAAGCGAGTGGCTACGTGAGTTATCCGGTAGTAAAGCAAACAAAAGAGACAGCTGATGGTACAATCATAAAGGTTATTCCGAAGCAACGACGTTAAAAAAGTGTGGATGTGAGAAATACTCACGTCCACACTTTTTTGTCTTGCTTTTTTACAAAGAGTCAATAATGACCTAAAGAAAGTTTCGTTTAGCAATTATTTGGTGTGCATTAACGGATAATAATCAGTGTTAAATATCAAAATTTTGCATAAAATACATCAACAAAGACTTTTATGAAGTAAGCTTACCTCAAGTATGAAAGCCATCGAATTGTCAATTTGAAAATGATGAACTTATAATGTCACATAAGTTCTCACACTATACCTCTGTAGTTGTCATGTTCAATTCTCTAATGAATTAGTTGCTTGGAAGGCTTTTAATTTTGCAGCTTCCTACAAGCACCTTTGAAGTATGAGCTTTGATCCTTCAGATATACCAAATGTTCGGTAATGAATCACCCTCGATAAATTTTTGGCTGTGTCGTATATCCTACCATCATTTGAGATGATGGTGTTTTTTGTATCTGAAAATTTATTTTGAAATTAAACCAAGAAATCATATGAAATTAATCGTTTTCGTATGAAGCATTGTAATTTTTATTTTCCTATGATGATGTTATAGATCGGCAGTAAGCTGCTGAAAGTATCTTCTGCTAATTGATGGAATTGACCGGAAGACAATTTTATAGCTTCATCGCGAGGAATATGTCGGCCTACTAAAAACTCACCTTTTTTAACATCGCGTAGTCGAATAAGTAACTCCTCCAGCTTCTCTTCTTTAGCCTCTTGAATGGAAAAAGCCAACGGGGACATGTGATCACCGGAAACAATGAAATCATTTGGAAGCTGTTGTAACAATGATTTTTTTGTAAGTAGTCTTTCTGCCATCACACTTTTTTGCGGTGCTTCATAAATAATGGCTAATACGATGAATAAATGTGAGCTCCAAAGACCAATCTGAAAGTGAGGCAATGCTTTATAACCTCTTTTGTATGGAGCGAAGGCAACCCAGCTATCTTTTGGCGGATTGACTGTTCGTCGAGCATGTTTAGCAACATGAGGGAAAAATTCTTCTCCAAGCTGACTAGAAAAGAAAGAGGAAAAATCTTCACCTAGTTTATTGAATTTTGGTCGTACACAGGAATTTAAAGCATCCATTCTTTGTTCTAAACCATTTATTTGAAAAACATTGAAATCTTTGGTAGTCCATTTTAGTTTCGGCATTTTTAGTAACTCCTTTCGATTATAAGGTTTATTTTAATAAGAAAATGGGAAAAAATCTTATAACAAGTACTTTAACGAAATCTGATAAGGTTTTGTAACAAAATAAAAAAGGACGTGATTTTTATGAAACAGATCGTAAAAATTATACGAAAAGTTGACATTGAAAAGCAATATGAACACATTTTACAATTAGAATTAGATTATGAATTAGCCTCCTTGTTCGCTGCTATGAATGAGAAAAATGAGCTTGAAATTAAAAAAAGTAAAAAACGTCTGGCTGAAATTCAGATGGAGCTTGAAAGTTTACACGCCTATGCGTAAAAAAAAATTCATACCTATTTAGAATCACTTGCTGAATATTCCGACAGCAGGTGATTTTTGTTGTTATAAAGGGTAAAATAGACAATATATCATAATAGAAACTGTATTTGGTAAAGCTCTATTTTCAAGAAGTTACTGTTTAGCGTTGTTTAAAGATTGATGTCGCATGTTTGAGACGTTGTTTATTCTATTGGCTAACACTTGCGTTTAGTTCTACGACACACAAGGTAGCGATTGTATCTTATATGTAAGAGGCAGTGCTATACTTTGTGATTAGCATTGGAGACTTAGCGATGAAGACAGGTCTACATTTTGTGTGTAAGACAAGGCAGTAACATGATGATGTAAGGAAATTAAGGTTTTATTGATGGGCGTGAATGCGCTTTTCTTATATTCGAAGGGTGGGTTATTATGAGTTTACAACGTATCGATGAATTTGCGAAAAGTATTATTTTTGAAGCGGGTAAACGCATTAGAAATGCTTTTTCGTACAATTTAGTTATCGAAACAAAATCTAATGCAAATGATCTTGTTACAAATATTGACCGTGAAACAGAATTATTTTTTATAGAAAAAATCAAAATGTTCGACCCGACCCATAAAATCTTAGGTGAAGAGGGGATGGGGGAGGAAGTCGAATCGTTAGAAGGTGTTGTTTGGATTATTGATCCGATCGACGGCACCATGAATTTTGTTAAGCAACATCGTCACTTTATGATTTCAATAGGGATATTTATTGACGGTATTGGTAAGCTTGGTTACATATTCGATGTTATGCGTGAAGACTTATTCTATGCAGTAGCTGGCGAGGGAGCTTGGTACAATGATTCACCGCTACGTAAATTGCAGTCAGTCACAATTGAAGAATCAGTGATTGGAATTAATGCAAGTTGGGTAGCGCCAAATCGACATATCCATCATGAAAAGGTAATTGAATTGATTCGGAAAGTTCGTGGTACGCGTTCATATGGCTCGGCAGCTATGGAAATAGCTTTTGTTGTGAGTGGTAAGCTTGATGCGTATGTATCCATGCGCCTCTCTCCATGGGATATTGGCGCTGGTACGATTATCGCTACGGAGGTGGGGGCAATTGCGACGAATTTACATGGAGAAGGTTTTGATTTCCTACATCAAGATACTTTCATCATAGCTAACCCTTCCATCCATAAAGAGTTATTAGAAAAATATATTGTGCCTTATCGCTAAGAAAGGAGCTGTCCAAATAGTGGACAGCTCCTTTCCTATATGGCGAAACTAAAAGTAATTTAGCAAACAAACGACTTATATACGCTGTGAGCTATATCGACATTTGTTGTTACATTAAAGTAAACCTTGTTCACGTAGTTTACGTTTCATTTTAAAGGCTGTCATGAAAATGACACAAGTAGCCACAATGCCTGCTAATATGCCAAATCCACTACCAGCTGCTACGGAATAACCGATAGCGCACATTGCTAATATAGCTGCCAATGCATAAATGGCCATTACGAATTTTGCACGATTCATAGCCGAGCCTCCTATATAAATTTTTGAAATAAAAATATTTTTTTAGAATGATAGAAATTCTAATAAGGACAATTACGTCCTTCATGTGCTATAATATCACAGTTAAACATACGAAAAAAGAATATGGAGTGGAATAATGACAAACTTACGTCAAGATCTTCGCAATATCGCAATAATCGCCCACGTTGACCATGGTAAAACTACTTTAGTCGACCAATTACTAAAACAATCAGGTACATTCCGTTCAAACGAACGTGTTGAAGAACGTGCAATGGACTCTAATGATATTGAACGCGAACGTGGTATTACGATTTTAGCTAAAAATACAGCAGTAAACTATGAAGGAACTCGTATCAACATCCTTGATACGCCTGGACACGCTGACTTCGGTGGTGAGGTAGAACGTATTTTAAAAATGGTAGACGGCGTTTTACTAGTTGTCGATGCGTATGAAGGTTGTATGCCTCAAACACGTTTCGTACTGAAAAAAGCATTAGAACAACGCTTAACACCAATCGTTGTTGTGAACAAAGTAGACAAAGATTCAGCTCGTCCACTAGAAGTAGTAGATGAAGTACTTGAATTATTCATCGAGCTAGGTGCAGATGAAGACCAATTAGACTTCCCTGTTGTTTATGCTTCAGGTGTAAATGGTACAGCTTCTTTAGACGCTGATCCATCTAAACAAGAAGAAAATATGAAATGTCTATTCGAAAAAGTTATCGAATCTATTCCGGCACCAGTTGATAACTCAGAAGACCCATTACAATTCCAAGTAGCTCTACTTGACTATAATGACTTCGTTGGACGTATCGGAATTGGTCGCGTATTCCGCGGAACAATTTCTGTAGGTCAACAAGTTGCATTGATGAAATTAGACGGTACAGTGAAAAACTTCCGTGTAACGAAAATCTTTGGTTTCTTCGGCTTAAAACGTGAAGAAGTAGAGACAGCAAAAGCTGGTGACTTAATTGCCGTTTCAGGTATGGAAGACATCAACGTAGGTGAAACAGTTTGTCCTGTTGAACATCAAGAAGCGCTTACACCATTACGTATCGATGAGCCAACGTTACAAATGACTTTCTTAGTAAACAATTCTCCATTCGCAGGCCGTGAAGGGAAATGGGTTACTTCTCGTAAAGTGGAAGAGCGTTTACGTGCTCAATTACAAACGGACGTATCTTTACGTGTTGAAGATACTGATTCTCCAGACGCATGGACAGTTTCAGGTCGTGGGGAACTTCACTTATCTATCTTGATCGAAAATATGCGTCGTGAAGGCTTCGAATTACAAGTATCTAAACCACAAGTAATCGTGCGTGAAATCGACGGTGTAAAATGTGAACCATTCGAACGCGTTCAAATCGATGTTCCTGAAGAAAATGTTGGTTCAATTATCGAATCGATTGGTACACGTAAAGGTGAAATGCTTGATATGGTGAACAATGGCAGTGGCCAAGTTCGTTTAACATTCTTAGTACCGGCACGTGGATTAATTGGTTATACAACTGAATTCATGTCGATGACAAAAGGTTTCGGTATTATCAACCACACGTTTGATTGCTACCAACCGCTATTACCAGGTAAAATCGGTGGTCGTCACCAAGGTGTGCTAGTTTCAATGGAAACTGGTAAATCAACTACTTATGGTATGATGCAAATTGAAGACCGTGGTACACTATTCTTAGAGCCAGGTACAGATATTTACGAAGGTATGATTGTTGGTGAAAATACACGTGACGCTGATATCACTGTAAACATCACAAAAATGAAACAAAAAACTAACATCCGTTCTGCAAATAAAGACCAAACGAATGTAATTAAAAAACCACGTATCTTATCTCTAGAAGAAGCACTTGAATATCTAGGTGATGATGAGTACTTAGAAATCACACCAGAATCTATTCGCCTTCGTAAACAAATTCTAGATAAAAACGAACGTGAGAAAGCAGCGAAAAAATTACGTAACGCAGAACAATAATTTTCCGCTGGCATGAAAGGAAGAGGATGAACGATGTTGAATTGGTTGTTACTCAACTCTATTCAAGCATCTGAAATGAGAGAAGGAACAGAGGCTGAAGTATTAGAAGATTTAACAGGTATTAGCCGTTTCATTTATGAAAATGCACCGAATTATACAGTAGCAGGGTATATAGCTTTCTTCTCCGTATTTATTTTATGTGCAATTGTTTATCAATTAGGCTTTGCACGAAAATTAAATTTAAAGCAAAATATTGTTGTGTACCTCTGTTTATTTATTGGATGTATTTTTCTTACTTTCTTCGCTCTATCATTACCAATGATGGAGGGGTTAATTGTTGCAGCATTATTTTTGGGTATTTATAAAATTCGCTTAGCTAGGGAAAATAAAGAAGCCTAAAGGTTAAAGATTAAACAAACCAGTTGGATGATGATGTGTCATCATTCCAACTGGTTTGTTTTTTCTGTTTGAATTTTTCTCCTATCTATAGTTCATTATATACTCTTCTATTACTCAAGATTACCTCTATATTTATAGATTTTAACTAACTATATGCCACGTTTTACGAACTGTTTTAAATGACAATTTTAATTTCTCTCATAAGATAACACTCCTTGATTTATACCAACTTTACTTTTTGAACTTACAACTTTATACGTATATAGAAGGTTGATTTGTTAGTTTTCTACAGCTGAAATGCTGCGATCTTCTGAAAATATTGAATTAAACACTAAAACCACCATACAAAAATATTACTTTTACATGGTGGTTTTAAGCTAGGAGGCCTAATTGAATGACTCCAAATTATACTAATGCAAGAGATATATTATTTACTATAAATCCTAATTAATTAAGATTCCAGGTGAAGTGAGCGTTAGTTCAAAGAAATATTACCAGTTCCACTACATTTATTTGTATCACCAGTACAATACAAAGCTAACTTGTGCTTTGTATTACTATTTGTGTTAACCCATTTGCCAACAGCTTCTCCAGGTCTAATAGTGTAAGTATCACTGTCTAAGGCACCATTTGCATTATGAATTTGCCAAATGATATCTACAGATCCATAATTTTTAAGAAGAATAAAAACTTTAGAGGATGCATTGACTGAGTTCGAAGAATTATAAGTAGTAGAAGAACTTACACTAACACCCTCCGATGTAGAAGCAAAGGCATTATCTGCATTATAAGTATAGAAAGACATAATAAGTACTAATGGCATTACAAATTTTAATATTTTTTTCAATTAATTTCTCTCCTTTAAAGATATTTTTTTAGGATAAATACAATATATGAATTTACTGTATATTTAAGTAAAAATATAACCCTTGCATACTTAAATTACCATATATAAACATATTAGGCAAATGTATTTATATATAAAAATAATTCCTTTTTGTTTGTTTTTCTAGTGTTTCTCATGAGACTTTAATTATTAATTGGAGTTGTACATTAACATTTATTTTTATTTCTGCACTCAAAACGCTATGTGTGAATAAGTTAATGTCGATAGGTAATTTCATCAATCAAGGAGGAAATGGAATGCGTTGGCTTAAAAAAGGTTTTTTATTTAGTGGAATTGCTTTGTTGCTCCTTTCATTGGCGGCGTGTAATAAAGCTGAGCTCGAAAAAGTCAAAGTTGGAGAAGTGACGCGCTCGATTTTCTATGCACCGCAATATGTAGCTCTTGAAAAAGGTTTTTTTGAAGATGAAGGTCTTTCGGTAGAGCTTCAAACAATAGCAGGCGGTGATAAGACGATGACAGCGTTACTTTCGGATGGCATTGATATTGCCTTAGTTGGCTCAGAAACATCTATATATGTAACAGCACAAGGCTCAAATGACCCGATTCAAAACTTTGCGCAATTAACGCAAACAGATGGCACATTTTTAGTTGCACGTGAGAAGATGGAGAACTTTTCGTGGGAAGACTTAAAAGGGTCAACCTTCTTAGGGCAACGTAAAGGTGGAATGCCACAAATGGCGGGTGAGTTTGTGTTGAAAAAACATGGCATTGATCCTTCAAGTGATTTAACACTCATTCAAAATATTGATTTTGCTAATATTTCTACAGCATTTGCTTCTGGTACTGGCGATTTTGTTCAGTTATTTGAACCAACTGCTAGTGTATTTGAAAAAGAAGGTAAGGGTTATATTGTTGCTTCATTCGGCACTGAATCAGGCCTTTTACCGTATACTTCTTTTATGGCGAAAAGCAGTTATTTAGAGGATGATGCAAAAACAGTCCAAAGCTTTACAAATGCGCTGAAGCGAGCGCAAGATTTTGTGCAGGAAAAAAGTTCAGCAGAAGTGGCGAAAATTATTCAATCCTATTTTGAAAATGTCGATGTAGCTTTAATTGAAACAGTTGTTGAGCGCTATAAATCTCAGGGCTCATATGCCACTGATCCAATTTTAGATGAAGATGAATGGGATAACCTACAAACGATCATGGAGGAAGCAGGTGAACTTCCCCAACGTGTAGATTATGAAGAGCTTGTTAATACAACTTTTGCTAAAAAGGCCGCAGAGTAATGGGATTTTTAGAGCTCGAGCATATTCACCATAGTTATTATTCAAGTACGCAGGCGAAAGAAGTTTTACGTGATATTAACTTAACTATTCAAGAGGGTGAGTTTGTATCTTTTATAGGGCCAAGTGGCTGTGGTAAAACGACCCTATTGTCAATAATAGCTGGATTATTCCCATCCACGGAAGGTAAGGTATTTATTGATAAGGAGGAAATTTCTCCTCATAATCAGTCACTCATTGGCTATATGTTGCAACAAGATTATTTATTTCCATGGAAGACCATTGAAGAGAATGTCACAATTGGTTTAAAAATAATCGAACGTAACAAAAAATCACATAAGGTGACAGCGAATGCACTTTTACAAGAGATTGGTTTGCCGCATGTGGGCAGCTATTATCCGAGAGAGTTATCGGGTGGGATGCGTCAACGTGTAGCCCTAGCAAGGACACTGGCAGTTAATCCAAAAATCTTATTGCTAGATGAACCGTTTTCTGCACTTGATTATCAATCAAAATTAAAGCTTGAGGACTTAGTCGTTGAAACATTAAAGGCGTATCATAAAACAGCGATTCTCGTGACACATGATATTGGTGAGGCAATTGCAATGAGTGAACGAGTGTTTCTCTTTTCAGCAAACCCGGGTACTTTGCATAGAGTGTTTGAAATACCGACAGAATTACAAGAGTTATCACCATTTGATGTAAGACAACATCCGGCATATTCAGAAGTATTCCAAACAATTTGGAAGGAGCTGGAGAGTCTTGGATAACACACTATTTAAACAATATCTGCAATTGCTTAAAAAGGAAAAGCGTTTTGTTCGTTTATATCAACTTATCATCTTACTCGTATTTTTTGGCGGATGGGAGTTATTTTCAAGACTTGAATGGATTGATCGTTTAATTTTTAGTTCGCCGACTCGCGTGTGGCACACATTTATAGAAAAAGTGAGTGATGGTTCGTTAACATTACATGTCGGTGTGACGCTTATGGAGACGATTATTGGCTTTATAGCGGGGACTTTACTAGGTACTCTAATCGCAACGGTACTTTGGTGGTCACCTATGCTTTCAAAGGTACTAGATCCATATTTAGTAATTTTAAACGCGATGCCAAAAGTTGCTCTCGGACCGATACTGATTGTCGCACTCGGTCCAGGATACTTTTCAATCATCGCCATGGGTGCACTGATTTCGATTATCATTACAACTATTGTTGTTTATACCGCCTTTAAGGGAGTTGACCCGAACTATAGCAAAGTTTTACAAACATTCGGAGCGACTAGATGGCAAACATTTAAAGAGGTCATTTTACCTGCATCATTTCCAACAATTATTTCAACATTGAAAGTCAATGTTGGGTTATCATGGGTCGGAGTTATCGTAGGAGAGTTTTTAGTGGCATCGAAAGGACTCGGCTATTTAATCATTTATGGCTTCCAAGTGTTTAACTTTAACCTTGTGTTAATGTCGTTGCTTATTATCGCTTTTTTTGCGACTATTATGTATCAAGTTGTCGAATTGATTGAGAGGGCAATTATAAAAAATAATGATTAATCAACGAAGGAGATGTCTCAAATGATTTTTGAGACATCTCCTTTTTTTATTCCCAATGAACCTTAAAACTCTTTATCCATATGTGGAGACGTACGATAGAAGCGGAAGTTACCCGTTTCTATTCGTGACATTGTATTTTGTTTAATACGATCATGGCATGTGTCGCACATATACGTATGAATCGGTCGATTGCGTAATTTTTTTGCTAACGGTAAATCATCATCTAACTGGTTAATTGTATCGCAAATGACACATTTTACGCGCATAGCATACCCTCCCTATTCTGCACGAATGGCTAACACATTTTTAATAGGATTGTCTACATTTGTTCCGTCTCCGAACAACACATGAACAGGTCCATCATCATTTAATGGCTTACCGTCTTGGCTATATTTAAAAATAAGCGTATTTGCTTCTTCAATCGTAAATGTATGTTCTTTATCTTCTTGACATTCGATGACGATTTTTGTCGCTTCTGGTTTAATTTCAGCATTTTTCAAAAAATGACTTAATTCGATGCCAAAAGTGCCCGTTTCCATCCCTTTACGGTCGAATTTTCGCTCGGATTTTAATGTTGGTGGGAAAGTAGCACCTTCCATAATTTCACGTGACCAGTGGGCACCAACCTCACGCATATATTTTGTATCCGCATCTTCCTCGTCTTTTTTTGTGTGGAAGTATGTGTTTAAGTCTAGTTTAC of the Lysinibacillus fusiformis genome contains:
- a CDS encoding aminotransferase class I/II-fold pyridoxal phosphate-dependent enzyme — translated: MSQLETPLFDVLLKHRNRHPIQFHIPGHKKGHGMDPAFREFVGDNVLSIDLINIAPLDDLHSPKGAIKEAQALAAEAFGADHTFFSVQGTSGAIMTMILTVVGPGDKILIPRNVHKSIMSAIVFAGAIPIFIHPEVDSEYGISHGISAEAVEKALNAYPDAKAVLVINPTYYGFSADLKRIVEIVHSRNIPVVVDEAHGVHIKFHDELPYSAMEAGADMAATSVHKLGGSMTQTSILNVREGLVSAKRVQAVFSMLTTTSTSYPLLASLDTARRQLAIHGYDLIGDALRLAKDARKRINQIPHLKCAGKEKLHSSATFDMDPLKLLISVKDLGISGHQAEEWLRHNANIEVELSDLYNILCLVTLADTKKEINLLINALSRMSKAFDSEAAFTETVVNVPEIPALAMSPRDAFYADTEVVPLAEADNCICAEFIMVYPPGIPIFIPGEIITEENIRYIQMNVEAGLPVQGPEDTTLKTIRVIKERRAII
- a CDS encoding NAD(P)H-dependent flavin oxidoreductase; protein product: MNWDTRITELLKVKYPIVQGGLAYLAYADLAAAVSNAGGLGQITAMSLRDADLLRAEIHKVRTLTDKPFGVNFAIGMYGTGYEDMVRVAVEEQVPVVTMTGGNPAPIFELLAGTDIKKLVLVAARRQAQKAEELGADAVMVVGQEGGGHLGRDDIGTMVLVPQVVDSVKIPVIASGGIGDGRGWMAAHSLGAEGIEMGTRFIATKECIDASEAYKEALIASSEADTTVIKRSIGAPARAIRSEFTEKILEIERTTPTYDALKDYISGTANKRFIYDGDKNAGIGWAGQVTGMIHDIPTVDELITRMVAEAESIRVKWGQ
- a CDS encoding YlaI family protein; translated protein: MRVKCVICDTINQLDDDLPLAKKLRNRPIHTYMCDTCHDRIKQNTMSRIETGNFRFYRTSPHMDKEF
- a CDS encoding YktB family protein translates to MPKLKWTTKDFNVFQINGLEQRMDALNSCVRPKFNKLGEDFSSFFSSQLGEEFFPHVAKHARRTVNPPKDSWVAFAPYKRGYKALPHFQIGLWSSHLFIVLAIIYEAPQKSVMAERLLTKKSLLQQLPNDFIVSGDHMSPLAFSIQEAKEEKLEELLIRLRDVKKGEFLVGRHIPRDEAIKLSSGQFHQLAEDTFSSLLPIYNIIIGK
- a CDS encoding inositol monophosphatase family protein: MSLQRIDEFAKSIIFEAGKRIRNAFSYNLVIETKSNANDLVTNIDRETELFFIEKIKMFDPTHKILGEEGMGEEVESLEGVVWIIDPIDGTMNFVKQHRHFMISIGIFIDGIGKLGYIFDVMREDLFYAVAGEGAWYNDSPLRKLQSVTIEESVIGINASWVAPNRHIHHEKVIELIRKVRGTRSYGSAAMEIAFVVSGKLDAYVSMRLSPWDIGAGTIIATEVGAIATNLHGEGFDFLHQDTFIIANPSIHKELLEKYIVPYR
- a CDS encoding ABC transporter ATP-binding protein, with the translated sequence MGFLELEHIHHSYYSSTQAKEVLRDINLTIQEGEFVSFIGPSGCGKTTLLSIIAGLFPSTEGKVFIDKEEISPHNQSLIGYMLQQDYLFPWKTIEENVTIGLKIIERNKKSHKVTANALLQEIGLPHVGSYYPRELSGGMRQRVALARTLAVNPKILLLDEPFSALDYQSKLKLEDLVVETLKAYHKTAILVTHDIGEAIAMSERVFLFSANPGTLHRVFEIPTELQELSPFDVRQHPAYSEVFQTIWKELESLG
- a CDS encoding ABC transporter substrate-binding protein, with amino-acid sequence MRWLKKGFLFSGIALLLLSLAACNKAELEKVKVGEVTRSIFYAPQYVALEKGFFEDEGLSVELQTIAGGDKTMTALLSDGIDIALVGSETSIYVTAQGSNDPIQNFAQLTQTDGTFLVAREKMENFSWEDLKGSTFLGQRKGGMPQMAGEFVLKKHGIDPSSDLTLIQNIDFANISTAFASGTGDFVQLFEPTASVFEKEGKGYIVASFGTESGLLPYTSFMAKSSYLEDDAKTVQSFTNALKRAQDFVQEKSSAEVAKIIQSYFENVDVALIETVVERYKSQGSYATDPILDEDEWDNLQTIMEEAGELPQRVDYEELVNTTFAKKAAE
- a CDS encoding YlaH-like family protein, with the translated sequence MLNWLLLNSIQASEMREGTEAEVLEDLTGISRFIYENAPNYTVAGYIAFFSVFILCAIVYQLGFARKLNLKQNIVVYLCLFIGCIFLTFFALSLPMMEGLIVAALFLGIYKIRLARENKEA
- the typA gene encoding translational GTPase TypA, coding for MTNLRQDLRNIAIIAHVDHGKTTLVDQLLKQSGTFRSNERVEERAMDSNDIERERGITILAKNTAVNYEGTRINILDTPGHADFGGEVERILKMVDGVLLVVDAYEGCMPQTRFVLKKALEQRLTPIVVVNKVDKDSARPLEVVDEVLELFIELGADEDQLDFPVVYASGVNGTASLDADPSKQEENMKCLFEKVIESIPAPVDNSEDPLQFQVALLDYNDFVGRIGIGRVFRGTISVGQQVALMKLDGTVKNFRVTKIFGFFGLKREEVETAKAGDLIAVSGMEDINVGETVCPVEHQEALTPLRIDEPTLQMTFLVNNSPFAGREGKWVTSRKVEERLRAQLQTDVSLRVEDTDSPDAWTVSGRGELHLSILIENMRREGFELQVSKPQVIVREIDGVKCEPFERVQIDVPEENVGSIIESIGTRKGEMLDMVNNGSGQVRLTFLVPARGLIGYTTEFMSMTKGFGIINHTFDCYQPLLPGKIGGRHQGVLVSMETGKSTTYGMMQIEDRGTLFLEPGTDIYEGMIVGENTRDADITVNITKMKQKTNIRSANKDQTNVIKKPRILSLEEALEYLGDDEYLEITPESIRLRKQILDKNEREKAAKKLRNAEQ
- a CDS encoding UPF0223 family protein yields the protein MEYSYPFSIDWSTEEIVDVIKFFEGIEQAYEKGIKREVMMAKYRRFKEIVPSQAEEKTIFREFEEASGYVSYPVVKQTKETADGTIIKVIPKQRR
- a CDS encoding DUF5325 family protein; translation: MNRAKFVMAIYALAAILAMCAIGYSVAAGSGFGILAGIVATCVIFMTAFKMKRKLREQGLL
- a CDS encoding ABC transporter permease; the encoded protein is MDNTLFKQYLQLLKKEKRFVRLYQLIILLVFFGGWELFSRLEWIDRLIFSSPTRVWHTFIEKVSDGSLTLHVGVTLMETIIGFIAGTLLGTLIATVLWWSPMLSKVLDPYLVILNAMPKVALGPILIVALGPGYFSIIAMGALISIIITTIVVYTAFKGVDPNYSKVLQTFGATRWQTFKEVILPASFPTIISTLKVNVGLSWVGVIVGEFLVASKGLGYLIIYGFQVFNFNLVLMSLLIIAFFATIMYQVVELIERAIIKNND